The Opitutales bacterium ASA1 genome window below encodes:
- a CDS encoding hypothetical protein (frameshifted, insertion/deletion at around 1399351), protein MGSVRRFLETRLKLKVNAEKSAVVPTAQLSFLGFAFKGARIVWSEKSLQRFQKRIRELTGRSWGVGMEYRIRELASYMRGWIGYFGISRTYAAVRQLDHWIRRRLRCCYWKQWKTRSNRIRQLLRLGLNRRDAILHGLVSHGCWAMSKTPVINQALSVSWLKLQGLPSLTDQWSAIHYPTKVR, encoded by the coding sequence ATGGGCAGCGTGCGACGGTTCCTGGAGACACGACTGAAGTTGAAGGTGAACGCCGAGAAGAGCGCGGTCGTACCCACGGCCCAGCTCTCCTTCCTCGGCTTCGCCTTCAAGGGTGCGCGGATCGTCTGGAGCGAGAAGTCGCTCCAGCGCTTCCAAAAGCGCATCCGCGAACTGACGGGCCGCAGTTGGGGCGTGGGTATGGAGTATCGGATTCGTGAACTCGCGTCGTACATGCGAGGTTGGATCGGATACTTCGGCATCAGCCGCACCTACGCGGCGGTTCGACAACTCGATCACTGGATCAGAAGACGACTGCGCTGCTGCTATTGGAAGCAATGGAAGACGCGCAGCAACCGCATCCGCCAACTGTTGCGCCTGGGCCTCAATCGCAGAGACGCGATCCTGCACGGGCTGGTCAGTCACGGATGTTGGGCGATGTCCAAGACCCCGGTGATCAATCAGGCGCTATCCGTGTCGTGGCTGAAACTACAGGGATTGCCGTCTCTCACGGATCAGTGGAGCGCTATCCATTATCCAACCAAGGTCCGATGA